Proteins encoded by one window of Nocardia goodfellowii:
- a CDS encoding serine hydrolase domain-containing protein, with product MNPGQFVLRTALVAALITTAVACGRADEPPAPPPAELAQALDRVLREEIPGVQIVVTEDGTDTVHSAGVGDVATAAPIPDDARVRIASNTKAFVATVMLQLVDEGKVGLDTPVEHYLPGIVAGNGYDGTRITVRNLLQHTAGLPNYIDPAKMAKSIGNHSRQPFDAEEVVRETLRTKAPLAEPGALMEYSNTGYLVAGLVIERVTGRSIGAELGKRIIEPLGLASTYYPEPGESMLRVPAIHGYDMVEGKLTDVTELDDYGIGGADGALVSTGADLNRFFLALLGGRLLPAGLLAEMQRTVPTELPLPGLRGAGLGLFRYETSCGTEFWGHGGGAPGFGTLGGATPGGRAVTLTANFMPSTEQALTALGAARDAAFCAR from the coding sequence GTGAACCCTGGACAGTTCGTACTTCGCACCGCCCTGGTGGCGGCATTGATCACGACGGCGGTGGCGTGCGGTCGTGCCGACGAACCACCGGCTCCGCCCCCGGCCGAACTCGCCCAGGCGCTGGATCGCGTGCTGCGGGAAGAGATTCCCGGCGTTCAGATCGTGGTGACCGAGGACGGCACGGACACCGTCCACAGCGCCGGGGTCGGCGACGTCGCGACCGCCGCGCCGATTCCCGATGACGCGCGTGTGCGTATCGCGAGCAATACCAAGGCTTTTGTCGCCACCGTGATGCTGCAACTCGTCGACGAGGGCAAGGTCGGACTCGACACCCCGGTCGAGCATTACCTGCCCGGGATCGTGGCGGGCAACGGGTACGACGGCACTCGGATCACCGTGCGAAACCTTTTGCAGCACACCGCCGGACTACCCAATTACATCGACCCGGCCAAGATGGCGAAGAGTATCGGCAACCATTCTCGCCAGCCGTTCGACGCGGAAGAGGTGGTCCGCGAGACCTTACGGACAAAGGCTCCGCTCGCCGAACCCGGTGCGCTGATGGAGTACTCGAACACCGGCTACCTGGTGGCGGGTTTGGTCATCGAGCGGGTCACCGGCCGGTCGATCGGGGCCGAACTCGGCAAGCGGATCATCGAACCGCTGGGCTTGGCCTCGACCTATTATCCCGAGCCGGGTGAATCGATGCTGCGGGTGCCGGCTATCCACGGCTACGACATGGTCGAGGGCAAGCTCACGGACGTCACCGAGTTGGACGACTACGGAATCGGGGGTGCCGACGGCGCACTGGTCTCCACCGGAGCGGACCTGAACCGTTTCTTTCTCGCGCTGCTGGGCGGGCGGCTGCTGCCGGCGGGGCTGCTCGCGGAAATGCAGCGCACCGTGCCGACTGAGCTGCCGCTACCGGGTCTGCGCGGGGCGGGTCTGGGATTGTTCCGCTACGAGACCTCGTGTGGCACGGAGTTCTGGGGACATGGTGGCGGCGCTCCGGGTTTCGGGACGCTGGGCGGTGCGACCCCGGGCGGTCGCGCGGTGACCCTGACCGCCAACTTCATGCCGTCCACGGAGCAGGCGCTGACCGCTCTCGGTGCCGCGCGCGACGCCGCGTTCTGCGCGCGGTGA
- a CDS encoding response regulator transcription factor, protein MGANRTGSAGLRVVITAEDALLREGLAALLFARGFEVAAVGDDAGFLAAVERNRPDVVITDDRTCAARHARQRHPGLPVLVLSSGIENVAAVGELLADRAGGVGCLRRERVGAVAEFVDTLRWVAGGATVFDPEVIAVILGNRRDPLVGLTAREREVLGHMAEGHNNAAIAERLVVSEAAVHKHIRAIFAKLDLTGADRGHRRVQAVLAYLNA, encoded by the coding sequence ATGGGCGCGAATCGCACGGGGAGTGCGGGGTTGCGGGTCGTGATCACCGCCGAGGACGCACTGCTGCGGGAAGGGCTCGCCGCGCTGCTGTTCGCGCGCGGGTTCGAGGTCGCCGCGGTCGGCGACGACGCCGGTTTCCTCGCCGCCGTCGAGCGGAACCGGCCGGACGTGGTGATCACCGATGACCGGACGTGCGCGGCGCGGCACGCCAGACAGCGACATCCCGGGCTGCCCGTGCTGGTGCTGTCGTCCGGAATCGAGAACGTGGCCGCGGTCGGCGAGTTGCTCGCCGACCGCGCCGGCGGCGTCGGCTGCCTGCGCCGGGAACGAGTGGGCGCGGTCGCGGAATTCGTCGACACGCTGCGCTGGGTGGCGGGCGGTGCGACGGTCTTCGATCCCGAGGTGATCGCCGTCATCCTCGGCAACCGCCGCGATCCACTCGTCGGCTTGACCGCCCGGGAACGAGAAGTCTTGGGGCACATGGCCGAAGGACACAACAACGCCGCCATCGCCGAACGGCTGGTGGTCAGCGAGGCGGCCGTGCACAAACACATTCGCGCCATCTTCGCCAAGCTCGACCTGACCGGCGCCGATCGCGGTCACCGCCGGGTGCAGGCGGTACTGGCCTATTTGAACGCCTGA
- a CDS encoding TetR/AcrR family transcriptional regulator, with the protein MRRDQSRQRNRESLMDAAVAEIAAKGYQAARLEDIAARADLTTGAIYSIFGSKRGLLLAASRRLLDGQVEALAALSDPELSLTEVLDGLAGYAHRMATAELRGMQMAFQLEAMAVAFREPELMATITQSQDITDAMTDLLTGRRIDTSGATTTPEQAQRLQPAVEGLITGLAQLVALGITEVSAEYFTESMRALIALIV; encoded by the coding sequence ATGCGCCGAGACCAGTCGCGCCAACGCAATCGGGAGTCGCTCATGGACGCCGCGGTCGCCGAGATCGCCGCGAAGGGGTATCAGGCCGCCCGCCTGGAAGACATCGCCGCCCGCGCCGATCTCACCACCGGCGCGATCTACTCGATCTTCGGCAGCAAGCGCGGCCTGCTGCTCGCCGCCAGCCGGCGGTTGCTCGACGGACAGGTGGAAGCCCTCGCGGCACTGTCGGACCCCGAACTCTCGTTGACCGAGGTCCTCGACGGGCTGGCCGGGTACGCCCACCGGATGGCCACCGCGGAACTGCGCGGCATGCAGATGGCATTCCAACTGGAGGCGATGGCGGTCGCGTTCCGGGAGCCGGAACTGATGGCCACGATCACGCAGTCCCAGGACATCACCGACGCGATGACAGACCTGCTGACCGGCCGCCGCATCGACACCTCCGGCGCCACCACGACACCGGAACAGGCCCAGCGCCTGCAACCAGCGGTGGAGGGGCTGATTACCGGCCTGGCCCAGCTGGTCGCACTCGGCATCACCGAGGTCAGCGCGGAATACTTCACCGAATCGATGCGTGCGCTGATCGCGCTGATCGTCTGA
- a CDS encoding alpha/beta fold hydrolase, giving the protein MMRRTVLSAALAMSILVPVPATATGSALDRFYDQVLDWKPCGTADLDDAGAHCADVTVPLDYAEPEGRTITVTISRLAATDPARRRGVMLSNPGGPGGAGLDMQLFLRPDYTPDVLAQYDLIGMDPRGVGRSTPITCRWPVAGLRAAGADAADYAESVALQADLAQRCRSATGDALPHFTTRNTARDMDVIRAALGEQRINYFGGSYGTYLGAVFTQMFPERADRMVFDSAVDPRRYGVTMLRDMGPANEAALDAWAGWTAARDGEYHLGTDRDQVRAAVTTLIDRAHRQPIRIGAHQVDDAVLPALLFDPLANPKTYGELAAQLRQLTDAADGLPVRPSPTLDEKLNHLVAGQPDDAQTWAIICNDVPAPRDPLEYWHAIQASRSTLPVFGPLVHNIRPCAFWADPIETPTEVRNASPALILQATGDTRTVYESGVALHRELTGSRLITVPELRVHGVFGKAPCATAAVNAYLGAGVLPDRDVTCATN; this is encoded by the coding sequence ATGATGCGACGTACCGTGCTGAGCGCAGCCCTGGCCATGTCGATCCTGGTCCCTGTTCCGGCGACGGCGACCGGCTCCGCGTTGGATCGGTTCTATGACCAGGTGTTGGACTGGAAGCCTTGTGGCACAGCCGATCTGGACGACGCGGGCGCGCACTGCGCCGATGTCACGGTGCCCCTGGACTACGCCGAGCCCGAGGGGCGCACCATCACCGTGACGATCTCCCGGCTCGCCGCCACCGACCCGGCCCGCCGCCGGGGAGTCATGCTGTCCAATCCGGGCGGGCCGGGCGGCGCGGGCCTCGACATGCAGTTGTTCCTCCGCCCGGACTACACCCCGGACGTGCTCGCTCAGTACGACCTGATCGGTATGGATCCCCGCGGCGTCGGCCGGTCGACCCCGATCACCTGCCGCTGGCCCGTCGCGGGGCTGCGCGCCGCGGGCGCCGATGCCGCAGACTACGCGGAATCCGTTGCCTTACAAGCCGACCTGGCACAGCGCTGCCGAAGCGCCACCGGTGACGCGCTGCCGCATTTCACCACCCGCAATACCGCCCGCGACATGGACGTGATCCGCGCCGCGCTCGGCGAACAGCGGATCAACTACTTCGGCGGCTCCTACGGCACCTACCTCGGCGCGGTGTTCACGCAGATGTTCCCCGAACGCGCCGACCGCATGGTGTTCGACAGCGCGGTCGATCCGCGGCGGTACGGCGTCACCATGCTGCGAGATATGGGCCCGGCCAACGAGGCGGCGCTGGACGCCTGGGCCGGCTGGACCGCCGCGCGGGACGGCGAATACCACCTCGGTACGGACCGCGATCAGGTACGCGCCGCCGTCACGACGCTGATCGACCGGGCCCACCGGCAGCCGATCCGGATCGGCGCGCACCAGGTCGACGACGCGGTGTTGCCCGCGCTGCTGTTCGATCCGCTGGCGAACCCGAAGACATACGGCGAGCTGGCGGCCCAGCTGCGTCAGCTCACGGACGCCGCTGACGGCCTGCCGGTGCGGCCGAGTCCCACATTGGACGAAAAGCTCAACCACCTGGTCGCGGGTCAGCCGGACGACGCGCAGACCTGGGCCATCATCTGTAACGACGTGCCCGCCCCGCGGGACCCGCTCGAGTACTGGCACGCCATCCAGGCCAGTCGATCGACACTGCCGGTTTTCGGCCCGCTCGTGCACAACATCCGGCCGTGCGCGTTCTGGGCCGACCCGATAGAAACCCCCACCGAGGTGCGCAACGCGTCGCCCGCACTGATCCTGCAGGCCACCGGCGACACTCGCACGGTCTACGAATCCGGCGTCGCGCTGCACCGGGAGCTGACCGGATCCCGGCTGATCACCGTGCCGGAACTGCGCGTGCACGGCGTGTTCGGGAAGGCCCCGTGCGCGACCGCGGCCGTGAACGCCTACCTCGGCGCCGGCGTCCTACCGGACCGCGACGTCACCTGTGCAACGAATTGA
- a CDS encoding glyceraldehyde-3-phosphate dehydrogenase: protein MIPLIGTLYRGKGVTTLLHSRPLVNKSVISILRTHRFARQIEGEELSVDETLPFLQVLSELDLGPCKVDLGHLAVGYRADDRGLSVREYAETVLADVTNGNKARSAGPRDVVLYGFGRIGRLVTRLLIEKAGSGNGLNLRAVVVRKGGEDDLIKRASLLRRDSVHGKFDGTIKVDVENETITANGNVIKFIYSNDPTAIDYTAYGIKDAILVDNTGRWRDRAGLEQHLRPGIAKVVLTAPGKGDVPNIVHGVNHRDLDLSQQIFSCASCTTNAIVPPLKAMDDEFGITRGHVETVHSFTNDQNLLDNYHKADRRGRSAPFNLVLTETGAASAVAKAMPDFKAKITGNSIRVPTPDVSVAILNLQLKQETTRAEVLAYLRQVSLSGPLSRNLDYTAATDVVSSDFIGSRAASIIDANATIVEGDTAILYVWYDNEFGYSCQVVRTVQYISGIEYPTYPQLDARVLTGAGT from the coding sequence ATGATTCCCCTCATCGGCACGTTGTATCGGGGGAAGGGTGTGACCACCCTGCTGCACAGCCGTCCACTGGTGAACAAGTCGGTGATCAGCATCCTGCGCACGCACCGTTTCGCGCGGCAGATCGAAGGCGAGGAGCTGTCGGTCGACGAGACGCTGCCGTTCCTGCAGGTGCTCAGCGAATTGGATCTGGGTCCGTGCAAGGTCGATCTCGGTCATCTGGCCGTGGGCTACCGCGCCGACGACCGCGGCCTGTCGGTCCGGGAGTACGCCGAGACGGTGCTGGCCGATGTCACCAACGGCAATAAGGCGCGGTCGGCGGGCCCGCGCGACGTCGTGCTCTACGGCTTCGGCCGCATCGGCCGCCTGGTCACCCGCCTGCTGATCGAGAAGGCCGGTTCCGGCAACGGGCTGAACCTGCGGGCCGTGGTGGTGCGCAAGGGCGGCGAGGACGACCTGATCAAGCGTGCGTCGCTGCTGCGCCGGGATTCGGTGCACGGCAAGTTCGACGGGACCATCAAGGTCGACGTCGAGAACGAGACGATCACCGCCAACGGCAACGTGATCAAGTTCATCTACAGCAACGACCCGACCGCGATCGACTACACCGCGTACGGGATCAAGGACGCGATCCTGGTCGACAACACCGGCCGCTGGCGTGACCGGGCGGGCCTGGAGCAGCACCTGCGCCCCGGTATCGCGAAAGTCGTGCTGACCGCGCCCGGCAAGGGCGACGTGCCGAACATCGTGCACGGCGTCAACCACCGCGATCTGGATCTGTCGCAGCAGATCTTCTCTTGTGCGTCCTGCACGACCAACGCGATCGTGCCGCCGCTCAAGGCGATGGATGACGAGTTCGGCATCACCCGCGGCCACGTGGAGACGGTGCACTCGTTCACCAACGACCAGAACCTGCTGGACAATTACCACAAGGCCGATCGCCGCGGCCGGTCCGCGCCGTTCAACCTGGTGCTCACCGAGACCGGCGCCGCGTCCGCGGTCGCCAAGGCGATGCCGGACTTCAAGGCCAAGATCACCGGAAACTCGATTCGCGTTCCCACACCGGACGTTTCGGTCGCCATCCTCAATTTGCAGCTGAAGCAGGAGACGACGCGGGCCGAGGTGCTGGCCTACCTGCGTCAGGTATCGCTGTCGGGGCCGTTGAGCCGCAACCTCGACTACACCGCCGCCACGGACGTGGTCTCCAGCGATTTCATCGGCTCGCGCGCGGCGTCGATCATCGATGCCAATGCCACGATCGTCGAGGGTGACACCGCGATCCTCTATGTCTGGTACGACAACGAATTCGGCTACTCGTGCCAGGTGGTGCGGACGGTGCAGTACATCTCGGGCATCGAGTACCCGACCTACCCGCAGCTTGACGCTCGGGTGCTGACCGGGGCCGGGACGTAA
- a CDS encoding class I SAM-dependent methyltransferase, protein MQSACTASAGVHTNPLPDGRASYHLLAERVAGAQRFLDLGCGDGSLLALLAGQGAKHLAGVNLSEGELSSAHARPELASAALYLGSAEELPFADNTFDAVVSHMTLLRMPDVEQVIAEAARVLTPNGRFVTSLAARPEPASGYDLFLTLTRSHFAACRAEHPLHRLGDPCTREDLNELLTPAGLAVVHWEQITLGTAVPVEQVWQAAVETYCDTALLEAGELDQLRAEFIARAPRLAPDGRLAPGERISIAVTELSEAEPGPAEPRGWR, encoded by the coding sequence ATGCAGTCAGCGTGCACAGCCTCCGCCGGCGTCCACACCAACCCGCTCCCCGACGGCCGCGCCAGCTATCACCTCCTGGCCGAGCGGGTCGCGGGGGCGCAGCGGTTCCTCGATCTGGGCTGCGGTGACGGCTCACTGCTCGCGTTACTGGCCGGGCAAGGCGCGAAACACCTTGCGGGCGTCAACTTGTCGGAAGGCGAGTTGTCCTCGGCGCACGCCCGCCCCGAACTGGCCTCGGCCGCACTGTATCTGGGCAGCGCCGAGGAACTACCCTTCGCCGACAACACCTTCGACGCCGTCGTATCGCACATGACGTTGCTGCGGATGCCGGATGTCGAGCAGGTCATCGCCGAGGCCGCCCGGGTGCTGACCCCGAACGGTCGCTTCGTGACATCGCTGGCCGCGCGACCCGAGCCCGCGAGCGGGTACGACCTGTTTCTCACGCTGACCCGATCACACTTCGCCGCCTGCCGGGCCGAGCATCCCCTGCACCGGCTCGGCGACCCGTGCACCCGCGAAGATTTGAACGAGCTGCTGACACCGGCGGGCCTGGCAGTCGTGCACTGGGAACAGATCACCCTGGGCACGGCGGTCCCGGTGGAACAGGTATGGCAGGCGGCGGTCGAAACGTATTGCGATACAGCGCTGCTCGAAGCCGGTGAACTCGATCAACTCCGAGCGGAGTTCATCGCCCGCGCGCCCCGGCTCGCACCGGACGGCCGGCTCGCGCCCGGCGAACGCATATCGATCGCCGTCACCGAACTCTCCGAGGCGGAGCCGGGTCCGGCGGAGCCGCGCGGGTGGCGCTGA
- a CDS encoding cutinase, protein MRISASPNILFAVPPVRSGPAATRPARRRSRLPGERTFRYGKTTLAEVTVSSRIKNTSNSREHRVQAGRAPEARKLRSSIMRRATALFAALLLAILFSISHVAVPTANADPCPGEWAIGIGGLGDNTSSVFVPFVHQPVGYNSADALSGLHELNRLFWWHRNHCPGDHIRLIGHSQGAAIVHAWVTANQHVGNANAILLTDPKRAPGPGWGGLASTPGSGIVGYPLAGVDDWFGPFPTLSVCNRDDQICDTSAGWWGYLFGGAHSRYDFNVWNYGAWDSGVWYR, encoded by the coding sequence GTGCGGATTTCAGCTTCACCTAACATTCTCTTCGCTGTGCCGCCGGTGCGATCCGGTCCGGCCGCCACCCGGCCCGCCCGCCGCCGGAGCCGTCTTCCCGGCGAGCGAACATTCCGTTATGGCAAAACAACTCTGGCCGAGGTAACCGTTTCATCGAGAATCAAGAACACCAGCAATTCTCGGGAACACCGTGTTCAAGCCGGGCGCGCCCCGGAGGCACGAAAATTAAGAAGTTCTATTATGCGTAGAGCAACGGCGCTCTTCGCCGCATTACTGTTGGCCATCCTCTTTTCCATCTCGCACGTCGCCGTGCCCACCGCGAACGCCGACCCCTGTCCGGGGGAGTGGGCGATCGGCATCGGCGGTCTGGGCGACAACACGTCGTCGGTGTTCGTCCCCTTCGTGCATCAACCTGTCGGCTACAACTCGGCCGACGCACTGTCGGGGCTGCACGAACTGAACCGGCTGTTCTGGTGGCATCGTAACCACTGTCCGGGCGATCATATCCGGCTGATCGGGCACAGCCAGGGCGCCGCCATCGTGCACGCCTGGGTTACCGCGAACCAGCACGTCGGCAATGCGAACGCCATTCTGCTGACCGATCCCAAGCGCGCTCCAGGGCCCGGTTGGGGTGGATTGGCCTCGACCCCCGGCAGCGGGATCGTCGGCTATCCACTTGCCGGCGTGGACGATTGGTTCGGACCGTTTCCGACGTTGAGCGTGTGCAACCGTGACGACCAGATCTGCGATACTTCCGCAGGCTGGTGGGGCTACCTCTTCGGCGGCGCGCACAGTCGCTACGATTTCAACGTATGGAATTACGGCGCTTGGGATTCCGGCGTCTGGTATCGGTAA
- a CDS encoding N-acyl-D-amino-acid deacylase family protein, whose translation MSYDTIIKGGRWFDGAGSPSAVRHLGLRGDRVVTVSATPLDEAGCPNVIEAQGKWVLPGMIDIHTHYDVEVLREPELVESVRHGMTTIVLGSCSLSTVHAAPTDAGDLFGRVEAIPRPYVIETVERKKTWNSAREYAEALERLPLGPNLAAMIGHSDIRTATMGLDRATRDDVRPTADEQARMEAALTEALDAGFVGMSAQQLLFDKLDGAVARSRTLPSTYARWRERRRLNAILRQRGRLLQGGPDIGNPPRLAAMIFASAGLFRKRLKTTLISAADLKASPWIVYLMGALARTANALNGDFRWQHLPVPFEVYADGIDLVIFEEFGSGAAALHLADQVERNALMRDESYRRRFRKDYDAKFGIRVWHRDFFDAEIVECPDGSVLGKTFGQVGVDRGGMHPVDAFLDLVVEHGTKMRWRTTISNHRPEILNKLSVHPGVQLGFSDAGAHLRNMAFYNFGLRFLRRVLHAEQAGTPFMTLEHAVHRLTGELGDWYGIDAGHLREGDRADLVVVDPAGLDDSLDAYAESPVAMYGNLPRMVNRNDKAVSAVFVGGQYVFGDGKPAEVLGTRRTGRFLRAGG comes from the coding sequence GTGAGCTACGACACGATCATCAAAGGCGGCCGGTGGTTCGACGGCGCCGGTTCCCCGTCCGCCGTTCGGCACCTGGGCTTGCGGGGAGATCGTGTCGTCACGGTCTCGGCGACCCCGCTGGACGAAGCTGGTTGCCCCAATGTCATTGAAGCCCAGGGCAAATGGGTGCTGCCGGGCATGATCGACATTCACACCCACTACGACGTGGAGGTGCTGCGGGAGCCCGAACTCGTCGAGTCGGTGCGGCACGGCATGACGACCATCGTGCTGGGGTCGTGTTCGCTGTCGACCGTGCATGCCGCCCCGACCGACGCCGGCGACCTGTTCGGCCGGGTCGAGGCGATCCCGCGGCCCTATGTGATCGAGACGGTCGAGCGGAAGAAGACCTGGAACTCGGCGCGGGAGTACGCCGAAGCCCTGGAGCGGCTGCCGCTGGGCCCGAATCTCGCGGCGATGATCGGGCATTCGGATATCCGTACCGCGACCATGGGCCTGGATCGCGCGACCCGCGACGACGTGCGGCCCACGGCGGACGAGCAGGCGCGCATGGAAGCCGCGCTCACCGAGGCACTCGACGCCGGGTTCGTCGGAATGTCGGCGCAGCAGTTGCTCTTCGACAAGCTCGACGGTGCGGTGGCGCGTTCCCGGACACTGCCCTCGACCTACGCCCGCTGGCGGGAACGGCGGCGGCTCAACGCGATTCTGCGGCAACGAGGCCGGCTGTTGCAGGGCGGACCCGACATCGGCAACCCGCCCCGGCTGGCCGCGATGATCTTCGCCAGCGCGGGCCTGTTCCGCAAGCGGCTCAAGACGACGCTGATCTCGGCCGCCGACCTCAAAGCGAGCCCGTGGATCGTGTACCTGATGGGCGCGCTGGCGCGCACCGCCAACGCCCTCAACGGCGATTTCCGCTGGCAGCACCTCCCGGTGCCGTTCGAGGTCTACGCCGACGGCATCGATCTGGTCATCTTCGAGGAATTCGGCTCCGGCGCGGCGGCTTTGCATCTGGCGGATCAGGTGGAGCGGAACGCGCTGATGCGAGACGAGTCCTACCGCCGGCGCTTCCGCAAGGACTACGACGCCAAGTTCGGGATCCGGGTCTGGCACCGGGACTTCTTCGACGCCGAGATCGTCGAGTGCCCGGACGGCAGCGTCCTCGGTAAGACCTTCGGCCAGGTCGGCGTGGACCGGGGCGGCATGCATCCGGTCGACGCGTTCCTCGACCTCGTGGTCGAGCACGGTACCAAAATGCGCTGGCGTACAACGATTTCCAATCATCGCCCGGAGATCTTGAACAAGCTGAGCGTGCATCCCGGCGTGCAGTTGGGGTTCTCGGACGCGGGGGCGCACCTGCGGAACATGGCGTTCTACAACTTCGGCCTGCGCTTCCTGCGCCGGGTGCTGCACGCCGAACAAGCCGGAACCCCGTTCATGACACTGGAACACGCGGTGCACCGGCTGACCGGCGAACTCGGCGACTGGTACGGCATCGACGCCGGACACCTTCGCGAAGGCGACCGCGCCGACCTGGTCGTGGTCGATCCCGCGGGCCTCGACGACTCCCTCGACGCGTACGCCGAATCCCCGGTCGCCATGTACGGCAACCTGCCTCGTATGGTCAACCGGAACGACAAAGCCGTCTCGGCCGTGTTCGTCGGTGGCCAGTACGTATTCGGCGACGGGAAGCCCGCCGAGGTCCTGGGCACCCGGCGCACCGGCCGCTTCCTGCGAGCCGGAGGGTAA
- a CDS encoding TetR/AcrR family transcriptional regulator, with amino-acid sequence MTTARRTQAERSATTIAKLVDATIEAIEQVGYHSTSLGEISSRAGVSKAAIFRHFDSRMDLVVAAADEVRRRHMAAVADLRLPENTTRPIDLAALLHLMRGQIRSDINTVWLELLIAARTEPELRVRIEPVLRELYTQVEEVAVSTLAPDLPPETARLLVTSLIHMFDGEAILRTTYPRPELEDARIEQVAAAYRTLTGSTVPGR; translated from the coding sequence TTGACAACCGCGCGACGAACGCAAGCCGAGCGCAGTGCCACCACCATCGCCAAACTGGTCGACGCCACCATCGAGGCGATCGAGCAGGTGGGCTACCACAGCACCTCACTCGGCGAGATCAGCAGCCGCGCGGGCGTTTCCAAGGCCGCGATCTTCCGGCACTTCGATTCGCGCATGGATCTGGTGGTGGCGGCGGCGGACGAGGTCCGCCGCCGCCACATGGCAGCCGTCGCCGACCTGCGACTGCCCGAAAACACCACCCGACCGATCGATCTGGCCGCGCTGCTGCACCTGATGCGCGGCCAGATCCGCAGCGACATCAATACGGTCTGGCTCGAACTGCTCATCGCGGCGCGCACCGAACCCGAACTACGGGTGCGGATCGAGCCGGTCCTGCGGGAGCTGTACACCCAGGTGGAGGAGGTCGCCGTCAGCACCCTGGCGCCAGACCTCCCGCCGGAGACGGCACGGCTGCTGGTCACCTCGCTGATTCACATGTTCGACGGCGAGGCGATCCTGCGCACCACCTATCCGCGGCCCGAGCTGGAGGACGCGCGGATCGAGCAGGTGGCGGCGGCGTACCGGACGCTGACCGGGTCTACAGTCCCCGGCCGATGA
- a CDS encoding acyl-CoA dehydrogenase family protein, whose protein sequence is MAHRSSWMNDDLDALADLARRFFDKECAPNEERWGRQQHVDREVWNRAGELGLLCLSIPEEYGGGGGDFRHEAVVAIEQVRALAPSLGNPVHSTIIAHYVNSYGTEEQKRAWLPKMASGEIVGAIGMTEPGTGSDLQNIKTKAVADGDDYLISGAKTFISNGLLADLVIVAAKTSEGKGADTVSLIAVETDRAGFRRGRNLRKIGQHGQDTCELFFDEVRVPKTNLLGGAEGLGFIQLMQQLPQERLILAVAAAATIETAVDLTLAYTKEREAFGKPILNFQNTQFTLAEADTVKTVGWAFLDDCLAKHVRGELDIPTAAKAKWWLTEQQCKVVDECLQLFGGYGYMEEYPISRLYTDSRIQKIYGGTNEIMKLIIGRGL, encoded by the coding sequence GTGGCCCACCGCTCGTCCTGGATGAACGACGACCTGGACGCATTGGCCGATCTCGCGCGCCGGTTCTTCGACAAGGAGTGCGCGCCGAACGAAGAACGCTGGGGACGGCAGCAGCATGTCGATCGCGAAGTCTGGAACCGGGCCGGGGAACTCGGCCTGCTCTGCCTGAGCATCCCCGAGGAATACGGCGGCGGCGGTGGCGATTTCCGGCACGAGGCCGTAGTGGCGATCGAGCAGGTCCGCGCCCTGGCCCCCAGCCTCGGAAACCCCGTGCACAGCACGATCATCGCGCACTACGTCAACAGCTACGGCACCGAGGAGCAGAAGCGCGCCTGGCTGCCGAAGATGGCCTCGGGCGAGATCGTGGGCGCCATCGGCATGACCGAACCCGGCACCGGTTCGGACCTGCAGAACATCAAGACCAAGGCGGTAGCCGACGGCGATGACTACCTGATCAGCGGCGCCAAGACCTTCATCTCCAACGGTCTGCTCGCCGACCTGGTCATCGTGGCCGCGAAGACCTCCGAAGGCAAAGGCGCGGACACGGTCTCGCTGATCGCCGTGGAGACCGATCGCGCGGGCTTCCGCCGCGGGCGCAATCTGCGCAAGATCGGCCAGCACGGCCAGGACACCTGTGAGCTGTTCTTCGACGAGGTGCGGGTGCCGAAGACGAACCTGCTCGGCGGCGCCGAGGGCCTGGGCTTCATTCAGCTCATGCAGCAGCTGCCGCAGGAACGACTGATCCTGGCGGTCGCGGCCGCCGCCACCATCGAGACGGCCGTCGATCTGACCCTGGCCTACACCAAGGAGCGGGAGGCGTTCGGCAAGCCGATCCTGAACTTCCAGAACACCCAGTTCACCCTCGCCGAGGCGGACACCGTCAAAACCGTCGGCTGGGCTTTCCTCGACGACTGTCTCGCCAAACACGTGCGCGGCGAACTGGATATCCCCACCGCGGCCAAGGCGAAGTGGTGGCTGACCGAGCAGCAGTGCAAGGTCGTCGACGAATGCCTGCAGCTGTTCGGCGGCTACGGGTACATGGAGGAGTATCCGATCTCGCGGCTCTACACCGATTCCCGGATCCAGAAGATCTACGGCGGCACCAACGAGATCATGAAACTGATCATCGGCCGGGGACTGTAG